In the genome of Leptospira tipperaryensis, one region contains:
- the hemH gene encoding ferrochelatase: MKNKILLINLGGPRNTSEIEKFLIDLFEDPLVFDLPLPEFIRIRLARWIAIKRAPKVAVTYESMGFGGGSPIVSETEKQAQAIAKALTKLTGEEWDGEITMACGYPDIRELSKEALSPSKNNILLPLFPHFSRSTVLSTAKLVEKTTLTCPVGFEGWVPPFHSALPYLKSIRDLILEFFQGTLDKKIFLHSESFQKISDWENIDLVFSAHGIPIRLIQKGDRYREEIETNVKNLTALLREKGFKGEFHISFQSRVGPSKWTEPNTITKLEELGKKGIKRIAVYPISFVSDHLETLEEIGEQLKEVAHKSGISDYYRIPAPGIYPKFIEAMAEISLESTRASKSECLCKTLGGHKPKTGECPLSQNKS, encoded by the coding sequence TTGAAAAATAAAATTCTCCTAATCAACTTAGGCGGACCCCGCAACACTTCCGAAATTGAAAAATTCCTAATCGATCTCTTTGAAGATCCGTTGGTATTCGACCTCCCCCTCCCGGAGTTTATCAGAATCAGACTCGCACGATGGATCGCCATAAAAAGAGCCCCAAAAGTCGCCGTGACATACGAGTCGATGGGATTCGGAGGAGGATCTCCGATCGTTTCCGAAACCGAGAAACAAGCACAAGCGATCGCAAAGGCCCTTACAAAACTTACGGGAGAAGAATGGGACGGAGAGATCACGATGGCCTGCGGTTATCCGGATATTCGAGAGCTGAGTAAAGAAGCCCTAAGCCCGTCTAAGAATAATATTCTTCTTCCATTGTTTCCTCATTTTTCAAGATCAACGGTTCTGAGCACGGCTAAGCTCGTGGAAAAGACAACGCTCACATGCCCGGTCGGTTTTGAAGGTTGGGTTCCTCCGTTTCATTCTGCCCTCCCTTATCTGAAATCGATTCGAGATCTGATCTTAGAATTTTTTCAAGGCACACTGGATAAAAAGATATTCTTACATTCCGAATCTTTTCAAAAAATCTCCGATTGGGAAAACATAGATCTGGTTTTTAGCGCGCATGGAATCCCGATCCGACTCATCCAAAAGGGAGACAGATACAGAGAAGAAATCGAAACCAACGTCAAAAATTTGACGGCATTGCTCAGAGAAAAAGGATTCAAGGGAGAATTCCATATCTCTTTTCAGAGTAGGGTAGGGCCTTCCAAATGGACGGAACCAAATACCATCACGAAGTTGGAAGAGCTCGGAAAAAAAGGAATCAAAAGAATAGCCGTCTATCCGATCAGCTTCGTCAGCGATCATCTCGAAACCCTCGAAGAAATCGGGGAGCAACTCAAAGAAGTCGCTCACAAAAGCGGAATCTCTGACTATTATCGAATTCCGGCACCTGGGATCTATCCGAAGTTTATCGAAGCCATGGCTGAGATCAGTTTAGAATCGACTCGCGCATCTAAAAGTGAATGTCTTTGTAAAACGTTGGGCGGACACAAACCGAAAACCGGCGAGTGCCCTCTCTCTCAAAATAAAAGTTAA
- a CDS encoding putative porin: MNIKKQSFRTFFPLIIIHISFTTFLSAQNETKPDVQPPRIIQEREMPIAAEESFFQKLIKQSSFTLLAGRNGGDNLFETGTKYANLSGLKGGSRITYQRDFNYSGLGFTLRWKKWEANYGGRTTGWYVNAGEGRDEDFFLGDPTIERGTKISTREFSYYDTPYTFIGSRNFADGKGRLSMKQDRHSLILRRYFGDSDPDARKEGKGLFITGGFQYTFMKYILYDVFQFFDSNPVFLNRIGLGLSLSYSTYEFPLGLGYRYSNDGWFLETSFSGVFWSGHFRDFHYQRALNFIGDVSGFGLDFNLSAGRLFGNYLIFLKLNEHRLFGDGHFVTKGGLSYNDILSQNLGQYKNYMNLKEWNIELAITGYLY; encoded by the coding sequence ATGAATATAAAAAAACAGTCATTCAGAACATTCTTCCCGCTCATCATCATCCATATCTCATTTACAACATTTCTTTCCGCACAGAACGAGACCAAACCCGATGTTCAACCTCCAAGAATCATCCAAGAAAGAGAAATGCCGATCGCAGCCGAGGAATCGTTTTTCCAAAAACTGATCAAACAATCCTCGTTCACTCTATTGGCCGGGAGAAACGGAGGAGACAATCTTTTCGAGACCGGAACCAAATACGCCAACCTTTCCGGACTTAAAGGCGGATCCAGAATCACTTATCAAAGGGATTTTAATTACTCCGGGTTAGGTTTCACTCTTCGCTGGAAAAAGTGGGAAGCAAACTACGGAGGAAGGACAACCGGTTGGTATGTAAACGCGGGGGAGGGGAGGGACGAAGACTTTTTTCTCGGCGATCCGACGATAGAACGCGGAACCAAAATTTCGACGAGAGAATTTTCATACTACGATACTCCTTATACGTTTATAGGTTCTCGGAATTTTGCGGATGGGAAAGGGCGTCTTTCGATGAAACAGGATCGTCATTCTTTGATCTTGAGGAGATACTTCGGAGACTCCGATCCCGATGCGAGAAAAGAAGGGAAGGGGCTTTTTATTACCGGAGGATTTCAATACACGTTTATGAAATACATCCTCTACGACGTTTTTCAATTTTTTGATTCCAATCCGGTTTTTCTCAATCGGATCGGACTCGGCTTAAGCCTTTCGTATTCTACATACGAGTTTCCATTGGGACTCGGATATCGTTACTCAAACGACGGCTGGTTTCTGGAAACCTCTTTCTCCGGAGTTTTTTGGAGCGGACACTTTCGAGATTTTCACTATCAGAGAGCCCTCAATTTTATCGGAGACGTATCCGGTTTTGGGCTCGACTTCAACCTCAGCGCGGGACGCCTTTTCGGAAATTATCTAATTTTTTTAAAACTCAACGAGCACAGACTTTTTGGAGACGGGCATTTTGTCACAAAGGGGGGTCTAAGCTATAACGATATTCTTTCCCAAAATTTAGGGCAGTATAAAAATTATATGAACCTAAAAGAATGGAACATCGAACTCGCAATCACCGGATATCTTTACTAA
- the hemG gene encoding protoporphyrinogen oxidase, with protein sequence MASQQPDHIIIGAGFTGLLHATLSVQKGESVFIYEKRNRFGGLIQSVQTPFGLVETAANGILNSYRLEALAATLGLEIIPTQKISKKRYIWKDGVPKRIPLSFWGGLRALYGVLRIPSGFQRDESVYHWGMRVLGEDAVKSVLEPGLSGVYAGDLKNMSAELVLGRFIRSNEPLWKNLRSMMEKKKSEPKVPKQRKGTVSFRGGLGELLSAMETKIKSSPNTKLIYSEEAPSFSALKKKYPKAKITLACGLESSLKILSSSLPAFKRYEKVCRTLGVVTATRFGNEPLLGQKTGFGILFPPGSGFRARGVLLNSSIFPGRVSKGNFSETFIFGGALDTEISKLKENEIVSILEEDRKKITTQKDDPINHYVTIWKSALPVYDSALLEFNKELDRSLPEGVFVEGNFRYGIGLSSILERAWNVMRS encoded by the coding sequence GTGGCGTCACAACAACCGGATCATATCATCATCGGAGCCGGGTTTACCGGGCTTCTGCATGCAACCCTTTCCGTTCAGAAAGGAGAATCCGTTTTTATCTATGAAAAAAGAAATCGTTTCGGCGGCTTGATTCAATCCGTTCAAACTCCTTTCGGGCTCGTGGAAACCGCCGCTAACGGAATCTTAAATTCTTATCGTCTGGAAGCATTGGCCGCCACCCTCGGCTTAGAAATCATACCTACCCAGAAAATTTCCAAAAAAAGATATATCTGGAAAGACGGGGTTCCCAAAAGGATTCCTCTTTCTTTCTGGGGCGGCTTACGCGCGTTATACGGAGTGTTGAGAATTCCATCCGGATTTCAGAGGGACGAATCCGTATATCACTGGGGAATGAGGGTTCTCGGAGAAGACGCTGTCAAAAGTGTATTAGAACCCGGACTTTCCGGAGTGTATGCGGGCGATCTGAAAAATATGTCAGCCGAACTCGTTTTAGGAAGATTTATCCGTTCAAACGAACCTCTCTGGAAAAATTTGAGAAGTATGATGGAGAAAAAAAAATCGGAACCTAAGGTGCCGAAACAACGCAAAGGTACGGTCAGCTTCCGAGGCGGTCTCGGAGAATTGTTAAGCGCAATGGAGACAAAGATAAAGTCGTCTCCGAATACGAAGTTGATCTATTCGGAAGAAGCTCCTTCTTTTTCAGCTCTGAAAAAAAAATATCCGAAAGCAAAAATCACTCTTGCCTGCGGTTTGGAATCTTCTTTAAAAATTCTTTCTTCAAGTCTTCCGGCTTTTAAGAGATATGAAAAGGTCTGTAGGACGTTAGGCGTCGTAACCGCGACCAGATTTGGAAACGAACCTCTTCTCGGTCAAAAGACCGGCTTTGGAATTCTTTTTCCTCCGGGCTCCGGCTTTCGCGCCCGAGGTGTACTTTTAAATTCGTCGATTTTTCCGGGAAGGGTTTCCAAAGGAAATTTTTCCGAAACGTTTATCTTTGGCGGCGCCTTGGACACGGAAATTTCAAAACTAAAAGAGAATGAGATCGTTTCGATCTTAGAAGAAGATAGAAAAAAAATCACAACTCAGAAAGACGATCCGATCAATCACTACGTAACGATTTGGAAATCCGCTCTTCCCGTGTATGATTCCGCGCTTCTTGAGTTCAATAAAGAATTGGACCGCAGTCTTCCGGAAGGGGTTTTTGTCGAAGGAAATTTTAGATACGGGATCGGGCTGAGTTCCATTTTAGAAAGAGCCTGGAACGTTATGCGCTCTTGA